One Phoenix dactylifera cultivar Barhee BC4 unplaced genomic scaffold, palm_55x_up_171113_PBpolish2nd_filt_p 000455F, whole genome shotgun sequence DNA segment encodes these proteins:
- the LOC113461442 gene encoding uncharacterized protein LOC113461442 — protein MARKKAHRSPPPAQPETGCRVGIAAVPAAVTPALRQPVILKEPAKPSARLAEVAGGTAAGCAAVCCCCPCGLLNLLVFTVVRLPAGLCQRALKARAKRRAVIKRRKAGKLGLNSAGGEAEEEEGLGLHGAVVAVAVAGEAWPAKPPSEEVTEMEKEMWAKFYSAGFWRSPSQREEEEERQDRYGNGIGDGLSPSLILHSKS, from the coding sequence ATGGCGAGGAAGAAGGCCCACCGCTCTCCGCCCCCGGCTCAACCGGAGACCGGGTGCCGGGTGGGGATCGCTGCCGTCCCCGCGGCGGTAACGCCGGCCCTCCGGCAGCCGGTGATCCTCAAGGAGCCGGCGAAGCCATCGGCAAGGCTGGCAGAGGTCGCCGGCGGGACGGCGGCGGGGTGCGCGGCggtgtgctgctgctgcccctGCGGGCTGTTGAACCTCCTGGTGTTCACGGTGGTGCGGCTGCCGGCGGGGCTCTGCCAGAGGGCGCTGAAGGCGAGGGCGAAGCGGCGGGCCGTGATCAAGAGGCGTAAGGCAGGGAAGCTCGGCCTGAATTCTGCCggaggggaggcggaggaggaggaggggttgGGGCTCCACGGGGCAGtggtggcggtggcggtggcggGGGAGGCGTGGCCGGCGAAGCCGCCTTCGGAGGAGGTGACGgagatggagaaggagatgTGGGCCAAGTTCTACAGCGCGGGCTTTTGGCGGAGCCCGTCccaaagagaagaggaggaggaacggCAAGACCGTTACGGTAACGGCATCGGTGACGGTCTCTCTCCGTCTCTGATTCTCCACAGTAAAAGTTAA